A window of Hordeum vulgare subsp. vulgare chromosome 5H, MorexV3_pseudomolecules_assembly, whole genome shotgun sequence genomic DNA:
ttcttcttcctttgcaTTTTCCGTGCTCTATCAACTCCTTTTTTTTATATACTCCCGTCGTTCAAAATACTTGTCAtaagaatggatgtatctagatacaTTTTAGTTTTAAatactttatttctatttatttatGTGATAAGTAATTTCGTACGGAGGAAGTAATTTATTATGAAAAGTAATGATGAAAAAAGTGTTCAACCATCGAGGAATTATAACATAATAGGAAGGGGAgtgatctgcgccggcgcgcggcccaaactttcggccggccgcgcgcgggccgcaggatccaccaacccccgcgcgtccgcaccgttggatccgcatgcaacattttttcttctatgcagcaaaatttcgatgcgatacagcaattttttcaacggttgcaacaaaaaataaaatttgtagcaaaaaaaatatctgcgtgatcgtagcaaaaaaatgaaGCTGATGGtatgtggtagcaaaagtcaaacgccggttgtagcaaatatttaggtgacgtgtatgcaacttttttagtgaacggttgcagcaaaacatgatgccggttgtagcaaaaaataacatggttgtagcaaaagtaaaaaaacgaaaaatccgacgaactgaagttgcaaccaaacgtatatgcagtttttttactggaacaaaaaatagtaaaaaaatgCTTGCAGCAAAAATGATGCTGGTTGCTACAAATTTGAACGACaaatgttgcatccattgaccAGTGAAACACGTGGGTGAAAAAAATGTTACAAGGGGCTGCGCGCGAGGGACGACCGGGGCGCGGGTGGAAAACGATTCCCTGATACGAATGGATAGGCCCTATCGCATTGGTCGAATGACCCTGTTTCTACAGCAGTGCAAACTTTTAGATCAACGCTTCCAAATTAGAATTACAGCACGCGCACAAATACCCCCCCTGGAACCCTAATTACAAGAGCGGACGGTCAGGATGGGAGGGACCTCCACCGCCATTCCAGATCTCCAGCACCATAGCCCACATCAGGGGACGTTGGGCACGGGAGTCCCGTCTCGTCTCGTCTCGGTCCGAGGGAAAAAGGGCGAGCGAGAGGGAGACCACGCCCTGCACGCCGTACCCCCCACCCACCCTAACCCAGCCCCAGCCAGGGAGGTTTAAATTTAATTactcaccaccaccatcatcatcatcaaccgctCTCTAGTCTCTAGTTTATGCGCCCCAAAAGCCCAGCTTTTCACCACTACCATCATCTTTGacccttcccttcccttcccccACAAGCACTTGTCTCTTTGCAGCCACACTGACCCAGCGCCAGcagctctccctccctccctcccccttcctTGCCCGGATGAATCCCCACACCAATTAGTACTCTCGCCACTCCGCCCGCCCCCACCTCCATCCAGTTCCCTCCCTCCGCCATTGCTCGCCCGCACACGCACATGGGCGGAGACGAGGAatatcccgccgccgccgccgccgccgccgcagcgtcCCCTCTCCCCCGACCCGCCGCCACGCGCTCCTCCTAAGGTACGTACGCCGCCTCCCCGGCCACGGCCCCGCCGTTGCTGCTTGATTCTAGGGATTTAGGGGCGGCGTCATTTTCCTCAGGTGGTGCAGGGATGTGGGCGCTCGCTTGTTCTTCTTGATCCGCGGCGCCGCCCATCACTCTCCAGATCCAATCCCGCCCCCCCTTTCATTCATTATTAAAAAAACATTTCCCCCCTCGTTCCCTTTCCTTCTTTCCGTTGCtcgcctgcctgcctgctcgcttgCATTCAATGGGGGCGCTACGCTGGAGTGAGCGCCCCCCCATGCCCTGATGTGGATGTGGATGTGGATGTGGATGTCATGCCTTGTAGTACGTACGCGCGACACCGCATGTGTGCTTGCCGCCGCGCTGTGGCTCATATGATCCATGGCGCGCGCGCCCCATCATGCCTGCCTGCCTGCTTCTTCCTTTGCGGGAAGGGGAAGGGAAAGGCAAAGGGATGTGCGCGCGCGCCTTGTGACGAGCTCGCAGCTGTGCCAGGTTGCAATGCTCCCTCCTTCCTCCCCCTTTCCCTTCCCTTCCCTCGCCTCTTTCCTTTGGGGATATCTTAAAGATTCCCTTTTGTTATTAATCCCCGCGGTTCTGGCCCACTCCGCCCTATTTTTGTGGGAGATGCTGCCTCAGCTCCGGTTGTGATTTCTTTCTGCCCTCTCCCCTCTCTTCTCTCCCATacccttctcttctcttctctggCGCGGCGCCTTTTGGGATGCGGCGGGGTggcaggggcggcggccgggTGGATGGATCTGCGGAGCGCTCAGTTGTACTAGTAGCTTGTGTGTGAGCCTGTCTGCAGGTGACTTCCTGGTCTCTCTCATGGATGGAGGATCCTCAGAAAGATTCCCCCCTCCCCTTTCTCTTTCTGTGTGGCGATTTCTTTCTTTTCTGCTCGGCTTGTCCGGTCTAGGTTGTTGTTTCTGTCGATTTTACCTGGTGGTTTGGATTTCCTGGAATATTTCTGATCCCCTTTCCGGTTCTGTTTCGGTGAATTGATACTATAACTGTTGCCGACGAACAAACCCTAGTTATTTTATTGGTGTGCTGATACCCTGTCTCCGCAAATTGATTTGCAGGTTAGGAGGTTGCGAATCGCCCAGTCAGCCTTGTTATACTGAGCAGTGAGCACTGACTGGGCGCTTGTTGTGATTCTGGTCAACCGCTTGCTCAGTTCATGTCTTCCAAACCTGCCTCCCAAAGTATGCCAGAGCAAGCGGCAAAGCCAGTGGAAATGGGGGAAGATGACAGGCAGCGATCTGCTGCTGAGGAGATTTCGGGGGAGCCGGACCAGCAGAAAGAATCTCCAGCTCCTGTGCTGGACAAGGATACTCCGGACCTCTCTCCAGACTCTGAGGTTCTGGATGTGCCACTAGCTCCAGAGGGAGAATCTGATGAGTCAAAAGAGATCAAGAACTCTGATTCCAATGAGAATCAAGAAAAGAAGTCTTCGCAAAAGAGTAGTATCAGTGATAGCTTTGCTTCAGCTAAAGTGAGTGATGGGACAAATAGTCTGGGTAAGACCAGCGGTAGTGCTAAGACGAGTGGCCGAGATTTCACCGAGAGTGGCAAGAGCAGCATGTGCCGTGTGAGTGCAAGTAGTGACTTGAGTGATGAGAGCTCCTGCAGCAGCATGAGCAGTGCCACCACAAAGCCGCACAAAGGGAATGATTCGAGGTGGGAGGCCATCCAAGTGGTCAAATCCAGGGAGGGCGTTCTTGGTCTGAACCAATTCAGGCTGCTTAAGAAACTGGGCTCTGGTGATATCGGAAGTGTGTATCTCTCTGAATTGAGTGGTACCAAGAGTCACTTTGCAATGAAGGTGATGGATAAAACATCTCTGGCTAGTCGCAAGAAGCTGCTCCGGGCGCAGACCGAGCGGGAGATACTGCAGTCGCTGGATCATCCATTTCTGCCAACCCTATATACTCATTTTGAGACGGACAAGTTTTCATGTCTGGTTATGGAGTTCTGCCCTGGAGGGGACTTGCACACCCTTCGACAAAGGCAGTCTGGAAAACATTTTTCAGAGCAAGCAGCAAAGTATGCACTTCCCCTTGCTAATTATGCATTGTCATGAATGGTTTGTTTATAGTACCATTCTTTGTTAGGTATTTTATCATGTGTCTCGTCTGCTGCAACATCATTTCATTATTTTTGAGGCTGAACTTCACATCGCCATAGTCGGGTTGCATATGACATACATAATTTTCTTTTACATTCTAATTTGTAGTATGTTTATTGTGTACACTAGAATCGGGAAGGTGCAGTATGCCGTAGAAAACTGATGTGTCCCATGCTGATAGCGTACAGTTTATGCATTGCTATGATTATAACAAGTGGGTCATTGTTGGATTTCATGTGTTGTCATAGGCATATGTTTTTTGGGGGAGATTGTAATTTGCCTATCAAAGCTGTGCTGAATGCTGACAAAGGATTTGactcaatttttttgttttctctcttGATGTTTCAGGTTCTATGTAGCAGAGGTGCTCCTTGCATTGGAGTACCTGCATATGCTCGGGATTATATACCGTGATCTCAAGCCAGAAAATGTCTTAGTCAGGGAGGATGGGCACATCATGCTGACTGATTTTGACCTCTCTCTTCGTTGTTCAGTTAGCCCAACCGTGATCAGGGGTGCAAATCCTGGCTTAGACGCGCTGCAGAGGAATAATGCAGCATACTGCGTCCAGCCTGCTTGCATTCAGCCATCATGTGTTGTTCCAACCACATGCTTTGGTCCTCGGTTCTTCTCGAAATCCAAGTCCAAGTCAAAGTCCAAGAAGGAGAAGCCAAAGCCAGACATCGCGAACCAGGTTAACCTATTCCCTGAGATGATCGCCGAGCCAACTGATGCTCGGTCCATGTCCTTTGTCGGCACCCACGAGTACCTGGCCCCAGAAATAGTGAAAGGGGAAGGCCATGGCAGCGCGGTGGATTGGTGGACCTTCGGCATATTCTTGTACGAGCTACTGTTTGGAAAGACCCCTTTCAAGGGTTCAGGCAACCGGGCGACGCTTTTCAACGTCGTCGGTCAGCCCCTGCGGTTCCCAGAGTCCCCGCTAGTGAGCTTCTCGGCAAGAGACATGATAAGGGGACTGCTGGTCAAGGACCCGCAACACCGGCTCGGCCACAAGCGCGGAGCCACGGAGATAAAGCAGCACCCCTTCTTTGAGGGTGTGAACTGGGCCCTGATAAGATGTGCGAGCCCTCCAGACATACCCAAACCTGTGGAGCTGGACTGTCGCCCGAAGCAGGCCCCGTCGGCAAACGGGAAGGTCGCGCCAGCCTCCAACCAGAAGGGCTCGGACAACTACCTAGAGTTTGAGTTCTTCTAGCCTCTCTTTGGTGGTGCATTATGGATCCTCCGGAACAGCAGCGCATTTGAGCTGAGGCGCCACAGAAAGAGAAAGATGTAGAGCTCCCCCCTCTTGGCCTGGGAAGGTACTCTCATTTGTTGTAGATTGTATGCTCTTTTCTGGAGCCTCCTCCCCaagtttttttctttcctttttccttttctgccATTGAACTTGTTAGCTCTCTCTTTAGTCAATTACTCTCTCTATGCATGTTAATTGCGATTTTCGGAAACCGCATTGTGGCGGTGGCTCCTGAGCGGGTTTGAAGGAGCGCGCCTGTTCAGGCTGTCGAATGTAACCGCTATTTGTACCTTGTAACTGATGTTTCTTCATCCATTTATCGCTCGCTTCGCATGGCTTATTCTGCTGCTTTGAGTGTTGCTGATACCTTCATGCTAACAGACAATGCAGCTGTTACCATCTCACCAGCACCAGGTATTCCTGTTGTATGGATATGATTGTTGATTGTGACATGCGGAGAGGAGTGGTTTATACTTTCACATCATGTATGTAAGTATGTTTCTTCATCATGTATGTGAGGGATTTGGATTCTTGCTTCAGCGAGATTTTGGACCTCTCTCTCGGCTGGAGATGAACTTTCAGAACCGAAGACGCATCGCCAGCATTATATTTCTGATGCACTGACTTAGGCCTGTTGAATGCCGACGGCCTGCTGACGTTGCTCCTGTAAGAGACGCGTCGTCAACCTCAACCGCTGCTGTGGGCGAGCCGTCCCCGACTCCTGCCGATGCTACTCCTGTGGAAGCCCCGTAGTCACCCTCGGCTGCTGCTGCTGAAGCGCCGTCCACGACTCCCGTTGCCGTTGAAGCGTAATCGACGACTCCCGTGGAAGTGACGCCGTCACCAGCCCTTGTCGGCAGTATGCCGGGTCTTGACTTGGAGCGACCTGTTTTGTGGTGTCCCCTTACCGATGACTTGGAGCGACCTGTTTTGTGGTGTCCCCTtaccgatgatgaagaagacgaggatgatgatgatgagatggCCTCACCCATGCCACCGCCGGCTATCAAACCCTCAATTTCGGCTCCTCAACAGGGTGTGGCATGTGATGCGGTTATGTGCGGAGGTTGGCAGAAGGCGTCGTCGCGGCGCAACGGGCAACACCATACATCCATAGCCCTTGCATCCGCTCCCTGTCCCATCCCTGCTTAGCTTCATGGTAGATGTGCCCTTGCATCCGCTCCCCGTCCCATCCTTGCTTAGCTTCATGGTAGATGTTGCAGATGTCTCTTTCCTAGGCACCGTGCAACGGCTTGTTGAGATCCTTTTAGGTGTTATCCATGCCTCGAGAATGATCATCGAGCGTGTGAGTGCCGCAATGCCTGCGTCCCCTCAGCTTCTTGGGAAGTCTTGCCGTGTCACCATTGCCCCGCTTCCCCGTCGAGCACCAACAATCTCCATCTCCTTACAAGGTCTAGAACGAAGCCCCGCCTCTCTTGTAGacattttgctgtgattcttgggcATTGATCGTTTT
This region includes:
- the LOC123399162 gene encoding serine/threonine-protein kinase D6PK-like, with amino-acid sequence MSSKPASQSMPEQAAKPVEMGEDDRQRSAAEEISGEPDQQKESPAPVLDKDTPDLSPDSEVLDVPLAPEGESDESKEIKNSDSNENQEKKSSQKSSISDSFASAKVSDGTNSLGKTSGSAKTSGRDFTESGKSSMCRVSASSDLSDESSCSSMSSATTKPHKGNDSRWEAIQVVKSREGVLGLNQFRLLKKLGSGDIGSVYLSELSGTKSHFAMKVMDKTSLASRKKLLRAQTEREILQSLDHPFLPTLYTHFETDKFSCLVMEFCPGGDLHTLRQRQSGKHFSEQAAKFYVAEVLLALEYLHMLGIIYRDLKPENVLVREDGHIMLTDFDLSLRCSVSPTVIRGANPGLDALQRNNAAYCVQPACIQPSCVVPTTCFGPRFFSKSKSKSKSKKEKPKPDIANQVNLFPEMIAEPTDARSMSFVGTHEYLAPEIVKGEGHGSAVDWWTFGIFLYELLFGKTPFKGSGNRATLFNVVGQPLRFPESPLVSFSARDMIRGLLVKDPQHRLGHKRGATEIKQHPFFEGVNWALIRCASPPDIPKPVELDCRPKQAPSANGKVAPASNQKGSDNYLEFEFF